A DNA window from Trichosurus vulpecula isolate mTriVul1 chromosome 2, mTriVul1.pri, whole genome shotgun sequence contains the following coding sequences:
- the RELT gene encoding tumor necrosis factor receptor superfamily member 19L, protein MMKWRRLCWSLTCFLTLLSGHQSSSLSCQDSEYQTEAGDCAVCPECPPGEEPNQECGSGLGLGTVCRACRPGTFSTSLGRSPCLPHAGCARLRRVEVRVGTTTIDAQCGGCISGFYDPRRHPDTECRPCSRAPMGTPGCGEPSLGRGGRQRRNVEAGMGPEVRPSENGTQAEVPEEAAAQYAVIAIVPIFCLMGLLGILLCNLLKKKGYHCTAHKDGGEEAGLEGKNGANPAYRMDDPNEDTIGVLVRLITEKKENAAALEELLKEYHSKQLVQTSYKPLPKLTQGPPPIPHICQHQHHLHTVQGLASHSGSSCSRCSQRKWPEVLLSPEAAAASAPTPSALPPRGGSSKPPPKGSRPGEITILSVGRFRVARIPEQRPSPPPPEVKTISETSEEGEAAEAPPPGLPPENRALLGSGGGRPKWLKTPASGATEGKSEENRYVVRLSESNLVI, encoded by the exons ATGATGAAGTGGCGGAGACTGTGCTGGTCCCTCACCTGCTTCCTCACT CTACTCAGCGGGCATCAGTCGTCCTCCCTGTCCTGCCAGGACTCCGAGTACCAGACAGAGGCGGGAGATTGTGCTGTGTGCCCCGAGTGCCCACCGGGAGAGGAGCCCAATCAG GAATGTGGTTCTGGACTGGGACTGGGTACCGTGTGCCGTGCCTGCAGGCCGGGCACCTTTTCGACCAGCCTGGGACGAAGCCCCTGCCTGCCCCACGCTGGCTGTGCCCGGCTGAGGAGGGTCGAGGTGCGGGTGGGGACCACAACCATCGATGCTCAGTGCGGTGGCTGCATTTCAGG GTTTTATGACCCCAGAAGGCACCCAGACACTGAGTGCAGGCCTTGTTCTCGGGCACCAATGGGCACACCTGGCTGTGGGG agcccagcctggggcGTGGGGGCCGGCAGCGCCGTAATGTGGAGGCCGGCATGGGGCCCGAGGTCCGCCCCTCAGAGAACGGCACCCAAGCAGAGGTTCCTGAGGAAGCCGCAGCCCAGTACGCTGTCATCGCCATCGTCCCCATCTTCTGCCTGATGGGTCTGCTGGGGATTCTGCTCTGCAATCTTCTCAAGAAGAAGGGCTATCACTGCACAGCCCACAAGGACGGCGGGGAAGAGGCTGGGCTTGAGGGCAAGAACG GGGCCAACCCTGCGTACCGAATGGATGACCCCAACGAGGACACCATTGGGGTCTTAGTCCGGCTGATCACAGAGAAGAAAG AGAATGCGGCCGCCCTGGAGGAGCTGCTGAAAGAATACCACAGCAAACAGCTTGTGCAGACCAGCTACAAACCTTTGCCCAA GCTGACACAGGGCCCTCCACCCATACCGCACATCtgccagcaccagcaccacctGCACACAGTGCAAGGCCTGGCCTCCCACTCCGGGTCCAGCTGCTCACGCtgcagccagaggaagtggcCCGAGGTCCTGCTGTCCCCCGAGGCAGCTGCAGCCTCCGCTCCCACACCCAGTGCATTGCCACCCCGAGGTGGCAGCAGCAAGCCCCCTCCTAAGGGGAGCCGCCCAGGGGAGATCACCATCCTCTCCGTGGGCAG gTTCCGTGTGGCCCGAATCCCTGAGCAGCGGCCAAGCCCACCACCCCCAGAGGTGAAAACCATCTCAGAAACCAGTGAGGAGGGGGAGGCGGCTGAAGCTCCTCCACCTGGGCTCCCCCCTGAGAACAGGGCCCTTCTGGGCAGTGGTGGAGGGAGACCCAAATGGCTGAAGACCCCAGCATCTGGGGCAACAGAGGGCAAATCAGAG GAAAATCGATACGTGGTCAGACTGAGTGAGTCCAACTTGGTCATCTGA